The Candidatus Tanganyikabacteria bacterium genomic interval GCCTGCGCGTCGAGGCCGAGACCATCATCTTCTCGCTCGAATCCGAGGACGATGCCGGCACGCTCATCGGTCGCAAGGGCCAGACCCTGGATTCCCTGCAGTACCTGACCAACGTCGCCTACAGCCAGCGCATCGGCCGGCGCCTCACCCTGGACGTGGCCGACTACCGGTCGCGCCACCTGTCAAAGCTGATCGAGCAGGCGCAGGCCGCCGCGGCGCGAGTCAGGGACACCGGCCGCCCGCTTCGCCTGCCGCCGATGAACGCTTCGGATCGGCGGGTCGTGCACACGGCCATTCTCGAGTTCCCGGATCTCGCGACCGCTTCCCACGGCGAAGAGCCGTTCCGCTGCGTCATCGTCGAACCCAAGGACCGGCGCTTCAAGCCGATGCCGCCGCGTCCCCCGGCCCGCAAGCCGGGCGGCTTCGGTGGTCGTCCGGGCGGCGGCTTCCGCGGGCGGGGCTTCGGCGATC includes:
- a CDS encoding KH domain-containing protein; this encodes MEDTEDLVQPLTLEQQSAIVQARDWLADLLQGIGHGAEVGLRVEAETIIFSLESEDDAGTLIGRKGQTLDSLQYLTNVAYSQRIGRRLTLDVADYRSRHLSKLIEQAQAAAARVRDTGRPLRLPPMNASDRRVVHTAILEFPDLATASHGEEPFRCVIVEPKDRRFKPMPPRPPARKPGGFGGRPGGGFRGRGFGD